A genomic region of Ewingella sp. CoE-038-23 contains the following coding sequences:
- a CDS encoding 6-phospho-beta-glucosidase: MSQFKITIIGGGSSYTPELVEGLILRFNELPVTELALVDVEAGREKVTIISELTRRMLAKAGLEHVKVSVHFQLDDAIRDAKFVLTQLRVGQLPARAADERLGLKYGLIGQETTGVGGFAKALRTIPVLLEIARKVEELAPDAFIINFTNPAGIVTEAVARHSKAKIIGLCNVPITMHHMISKMLGAKDEDIHLQFAGLNHMVWVHRVLENGQDVTQKTLDLLCDGATLTMNNIKDQPWKPELLRALGVIPCPYHRYFYLPRAMLEDEIKQAADGGTRAEKVMQVEKELFALYADPNLNTKPEQLSFRGGSFYSEVALELIRSIHNNLGTQMVVNTSNHGAIHGLPDDAVVETNCIIDAHGATPLVFGRLAPVLHTLADQVKTFERLTIDCAVHGDRQSGLLALMTNPLVGDAALAQQLFDEVLQLNAPYLPQFR; encoded by the coding sequence ATGAGTCAGTTTAAAATCACCATTATCGGCGGTGGCAGCAGCTACACGCCGGAGCTGGTCGAAGGCTTGATCCTACGCTTTAACGAGCTGCCGGTCACCGAACTGGCCTTAGTGGATGTCGAAGCGGGCCGCGAAAAAGTCACCATTATCTCCGAGCTGACCCGCCGCATGCTGGCGAAAGCCGGGCTGGAGCACGTCAAAGTTAGCGTGCATTTCCAGCTGGATGACGCCATTCGCGACGCCAAATTCGTGCTCACCCAGCTGCGCGTCGGCCAGCTCCCTGCCCGCGCCGCCGACGAGCGCCTCGGCTTGAAGTATGGCCTGATTGGCCAAGAAACCACCGGCGTGGGCGGCTTTGCCAAGGCGCTGCGTACCATCCCAGTGCTGCTAGAAATTGCTCGAAAAGTTGAAGAGTTAGCGCCAGATGCCTTCATCATCAACTTCACCAACCCGGCTGGGATCGTCACCGAAGCCGTGGCCCGCCACAGCAAAGCCAAAATCATTGGCCTGTGCAACGTACCCATCACCATGCACCACATGATTTCGAAAATGCTTGGCGCGAAGGATGAGGATATTCATCTGCAGTTCGCCGGGCTGAACCACATGGTGTGGGTACATCGCGTGCTGGAAAACGGCCAAGACGTGACGCAAAAAACGCTGGATCTGCTGTGCGACGGCGCGACGTTGACCATGAACAACATCAAGGATCAGCCGTGGAAGCCTGAGCTGCTGCGGGCGCTGGGGGTGATCCCTTGTCCATATCACCGCTATTTCTATCTGCCGCGCGCCATGCTGGAAGATGAGATTAAACAGGCGGCGGACGGCGGAACCCGTGCCGAAAAAGTGATGCAGGTGGAGAAAGAGCTGTTCGCGCTGTACGCCGATCCGAATCTGAATACCAAGCCGGAGCAGCTGAGTTTCCGCGGCGGCTCCTTCTATTCGGAAGTGGCACTGGAACTGATTCGCTCAATCCATAATAATCTCGGCACGCAAATGGTGGTAAATACATCAAATCACGGCGCTATTCATGGCTTACCGGATGACGCCGTGGTAGAAACCAACTGTATTATCGACGCCCACGGCGCGACGCCGCTGGTGTTCGGGCGCTTAGCGCCGGTACTGCATACGCTGGCGGATCAGGTGAAAACCTTTGAGCGCCTGACCATCGACTGCGCGGTGCACGGCGACCGACAAAGCGGCCTGCTGGCGCTGATGACCAACCCGTTGGTCGGCGACGCCGCGCTGGCACAACAACTCTTCGATGAGGTTTTACAGCTCAACGCGCCGTATTTACCTCAATTTAGATAA